One window of Trinickia caryophylli genomic DNA carries:
- a CDS encoding MFS transporter, with amino-acid sequence MQPTLAPRRWWAIMPVVFITYSLAYLDRANYGFASAAGINKDLGVSAGLSSLIGALFFLGYFFFQIPGAIYAERRSVRKLVFVSLILWGGCAALTGVVSSVPALVAIRFALGVVEAAVMPAMLIFISNWFTKAERSRANTFLILGNPVTVLWMSVVSGYLVHSFGWREMFVAEGLPAVVWAGAWWMLARDRPREVNWLSDAQKRDIEGALAAEQAALKPVRNYGEAFRSPAVIKLCAQYFCWSIGVYGFVLWLPSILKNGSALGMVATGWLSALPYLMATIAMLAVSWASDKLRVRKAFVWPCLLVGAAAFAASYGLAGTHFWLSYGLLVIAGAAMYAPYGPFFAIVPELLPKNVAGGAMALINSMGALGSFVGSYFVGYLNGATGSPAASYAFMSAALVAAVVLTLSVKAQPAGAATFAHSPGK; translated from the coding sequence ATGCAGCCAACCCTTGCCCCGCGCCGCTGGTGGGCGATCATGCCGGTCGTGTTCATTACCTACAGCCTCGCCTATCTGGACCGGGCCAACTATGGCTTCGCATCGGCGGCGGGCATCAACAAGGATCTCGGCGTGAGCGCGGGGCTTTCCTCGTTGATCGGCGCGCTCTTCTTCCTTGGTTATTTCTTTTTCCAGATTCCCGGAGCGATCTATGCGGAGCGCCGCAGCGTACGCAAGCTCGTCTTCGTGAGCCTGATTCTATGGGGCGGCTGCGCGGCGCTGACGGGCGTCGTCTCGAGCGTGCCCGCGCTCGTCGCGATCCGCTTCGCGCTCGGTGTAGTCGAGGCCGCTGTCATGCCGGCCATGCTGATTTTCATCAGCAACTGGTTCACGAAAGCGGAACGCTCGCGCGCCAACACGTTTCTGATCCTCGGCAACCCGGTGACGGTGCTCTGGATGTCGGTCGTTTCGGGCTATCTGGTTCACTCGTTCGGCTGGCGCGAGATGTTCGTTGCCGAAGGTTTGCCCGCGGTTGTCTGGGCGGGCGCGTGGTGGATGCTCGCGCGCGACAGGCCGCGCGAGGTGAACTGGCTCTCCGACGCGCAAAAGCGCGACATCGAAGGTGCGCTCGCGGCCGAGCAGGCCGCCCTCAAGCCTGTGCGCAATTATGGCGAGGCGTTTCGCTCGCCTGCCGTCATCAAGCTCTGTGCGCAGTACTTTTGCTGGAGCATCGGCGTGTATGGCTTCGTACTCTGGCTGCCGTCCATCTTGAAAAACGGCTCGGCCCTCGGCATGGTGGCGACCGGCTGGCTTTCCGCTTTGCCGTACCTGATGGCGACGATCGCGATGCTGGCGGTTTCGTGGGCGTCGGACAAGCTGCGCGTGCGCAAGGCGTTCGTCTGGCCCTGCCTGCTCGTCGGCGCCGCGGCGTTCGCCGCGTCGTACGGGCTCGCCGGCACGCATTTTTGGCTCTCATATGGTCTGCTCGTGATCGCCGGCGCGGCGATGTACGCGCCGTACGGGCCGTTTTTCGCCATCGTGCCCGAGCTGTTGCCAAAGAACGTGGCTGGCGGCGCGATGGCGCTCATCAACAGCATGGGCGCACTCGGTTCGTTCGTCGGCTCGTATTTCGTCGGCTATCTGAATGGCGCGACGGGATCCCCAGCCGCGTCGTACGCCTTCATGAGCGCCGCGCTCGTCGCCGCAGTCGTGCTCACGCTATCCGTCAAGGCGCAGCCGGCCGGCGCCGCCACCTTCGCTCATTCGCCTGGAAAATGA
- a CDS encoding sugar kinase produces MAFSLDVLTYGEAMALFVADEPGPLSQVGRFTKRIAGADLNVAIGLARLRFNVGWMSRVGDDSFGRYVLDTLAKEGIDAQHVNIDKRYPTGFQLKAKQDDGRDPGIEYFRKGSAASHLSTEDYAADYALAARHLHLTGVAPAISLSSRELAFHLAREMRAAGKTISFDPNLRPTLWPSREEMVTTLNSLAALAHWVLPGLEEGAVLTGFEAPEDIAAYYLDAGARGVVVKLGARGAYYRTAQSTGYVAAQPVAKVVDTVGAGDGFAVGVISALLEGRDLSDAVARGNRIGALAVQVIGDSEGFPTRDELDRIERAAAPA; encoded by the coding sequence ATGGCTTTCTCACTCGATGTTCTTACCTACGGCGAAGCGATGGCGCTTTTCGTCGCCGACGAGCCTGGGCCGCTCTCGCAGGTCGGTCGGTTCACGAAGCGCATTGCCGGTGCCGACCTCAACGTGGCGATCGGCCTTGCACGGCTACGCTTCAACGTGGGCTGGATGAGCCGCGTGGGCGACGACTCGTTCGGCCGCTATGTGCTCGATACCTTGGCCAAGGAGGGCATCGACGCGCAGCATGTGAATATCGACAAGCGTTATCCCACCGGTTTCCAACTGAAAGCGAAGCAGGACGATGGGCGCGACCCCGGCATCGAGTACTTTCGGAAAGGCTCGGCAGCGAGTCACCTGTCGACCGAAGACTACGCGGCGGATTACGCGCTCGCGGCCCGGCATCTGCACCTGACGGGGGTCGCACCCGCGATCTCGCTCAGTTCCCGCGAGCTGGCCTTTCACCTCGCGCGGGAAATGCGCGCGGCCGGCAAGACAATCTCCTTCGATCCGAACCTCCGCCCGACGCTTTGGCCCTCGCGCGAGGAGATGGTGACGACGCTGAACAGTCTCGCCGCGCTGGCCCATTGGGTACTGCCGGGGCTCGAAGAGGGCGCGGTGCTGACCGGTTTCGAGGCGCCCGAGGACATCGCCGCCTACTATCTCGATGCGGGCGCGCGTGGCGTCGTAGTGAAGCTCGGCGCCCGTGGCGCCTATTACCGGACAGCGCAGAGCACCGGTTACGTCGCGGCGCAGCCCGTTGCCAAGGTCGTCGATACGGTGGGCGCGGGCGACGGATTCGCCGTCGGCGTCATCAGTGCGCTGCTCGAAGGACGGGACCTTTCCGATGCTGTCGCGCGCGGCAATCGGATCGGGGCACTTGCCGTGCAGGTGATCGGCGATTCCGAAGGCTTTCCTACGCGCGACGAACTGGACCGGATAGAGCGGGCGGCCGCGCCCGCCTGA
- a CDS encoding Lrp/AsnC family transcriptional regulator, which translates to MRPPRLDQLDDLDRQLIALLQANARDSVANLARRLGVARTTIVARIERLERTQVISGYGVRLGQDVLDASLQAYVGIILAPKYGPDVQKRLARMPEIQLLCAVSGEYDYVAWLRADSPERLNELLDQIGSLQGVERTTTSIILARKIDRGTLG; encoded by the coding sequence ATGAGACCTCCGCGCCTCGACCAGCTGGACGACCTCGACCGTCAACTCATTGCGTTGCTGCAGGCCAACGCGCGCGACAGTGTTGCCAACCTCGCGCGCCGCCTTGGGGTCGCGCGAACGACCATCGTCGCCCGCATCGAGCGGCTCGAGCGTACGCAGGTGATCTCAGGCTACGGGGTGCGTCTCGGCCAGGACGTGCTCGATGCGAGCCTGCAGGCCTACGTGGGCATCATTCTCGCGCCGAAGTACGGCCCGGACGTTCAGAAACGGCTTGCCCGCATGCCCGAGATCCAGCTGCTTTGCGCGGTAAGCGGCGAATACGACTACGTTGCCTGGTTGCGGGCCGATTCGCCCGAACGGCTCAACGAACTGCTCGATCAGATCGGCTCGCTTCAGGGCGTCGAGCGCACCACGACTTCCATCATCCTCGCGCGCAAGATCGATCGCGGTACCCTGGGCTGA
- a CDS encoding DUF3022 domain-containing protein encodes MEAYRYEFADAELETLARVISDLFPEQTSFAGRTQDDSATELVVQWIAMRFGSTARRMVLTVRFTPAAYARYRAMPPRGRARSFAVLRAFVEAELGSLEERYANGETVPREATIELGDEFA; translated from the coding sequence ATGGAAGCGTATCGATACGAGTTCGCGGACGCCGAGCTGGAGACGCTGGCACGCGTCATCAGCGACCTTTTTCCCGAGCAGACGTCGTTCGCCGGACGGACACAGGACGACAGTGCGACCGAACTCGTCGTGCAATGGATTGCCATGCGTTTTGGGTCGACGGCCCGCCGCATGGTACTGACGGTGCGCTTCACGCCCGCCGCCTATGCGCGCTATCGGGCGATGCCGCCGCGTGGCCGGGCGCGCAGCTTCGCGGTGCTGCGTGCGTTCGTCGAAGCCGAACTCGGCTCGCTCGAGGAGCGGTACGCCAATGGCGAAACCGTCCCGCGCGAGGCGACGATCGAGCTTGGCGACGAATTCGCCTGA
- a CDS encoding LysR family transcriptional regulator, translated as MTPDQLITFAAVAEHLNISRAAAALHLSQPAVSGQLRLLAEEFGEPLYRRDGRGVALTPSGKQLAAYASRLRETYRQAHAYRDALRGLAQGTLRVGASTTPASYLLPYLIAAFRQRYPAVTVRTAGGNTADIVAALGELDIAIIEGPPPADLPPGTGLHPAHEDEIVAIVPRDHPLAGRPGGATFAELGAFAFVLREDGSGVRQFVEQAFEGAGVDMDVALVVAGVEGVKEAVRAGMGVGFVSRMAMRHEDGALQRISIAPRPLIRRFTVMVPHEGAPSRAAASFLQMCLNPAGMPQG; from the coding sequence ATGACACCCGACCAATTGATCACGTTCGCCGCAGTCGCCGAGCACCTGAACATCAGCCGTGCGGCCGCGGCCTTGCACCTTTCGCAACCAGCCGTGTCGGGGCAACTGCGCCTGCTGGCGGAGGAGTTCGGAGAGCCGCTGTATCGGCGCGACGGACGCGGCGTGGCGCTTACGCCGAGCGGCAAGCAACTGGCCGCCTACGCGTCGCGTCTGCGGGAGACCTACCGGCAGGCACACGCCTATAGAGATGCCCTGCGCGGATTGGCACAGGGAACGCTGCGCGTGGGCGCCAGCACCACACCCGCCAGCTATCTGCTGCCCTACCTGATCGCGGCGTTCCGTCAGCGTTATCCAGCGGTCACCGTTCGGACGGCAGGCGGCAATACGGCGGATATCGTGGCGGCCCTCGGCGAACTCGACATCGCCATCATCGAGGGGCCGCCGCCTGCCGATCTGCCTCCTGGCACGGGCCTTCACCCGGCGCACGAGGACGAAATCGTTGCCATCGTTCCACGCGATCATCCGCTCGCAGGCAGGCCCGGCGGCGCCACGTTCGCCGAACTCGGCGCCTTTGCGTTCGTTTTGCGCGAGGACGGCTCAGGCGTGCGTCAGTTCGTCGAGCAAGCCTTCGAAGGGGCCGGGGTCGACATGGATGTCGCGCTGGTCGTGGCCGGCGTGGAAGGCGTGAAGGAAGCGGTCCGCGCGGGTATGGGCGTGGGATTCGTGTCCCGGATGGCCATGCGGCATGAGGACGGCGCATTGCAGCGCATTTCGATCGCACCGCGGCCACTGATACGCCGATTCACGGTCATGGTGCCGCACGAGGGCGCGCCGTCGCGCGCTGCGGCCTCCTTTCTGCAAATGTGCCTGAACCCGGCCGGCATGCCCCAAGGCTAG
- a CDS encoding TIM barrel protein → MTEVVIVASAFGAEAVRRDGHERWLDVAAEAGASGFEVRRELFRDDAQASLASLARLGSEIGGRGLWCVYSTPAGLYDEVGNLDAAALAEAQAAADALGARFLKMQLGAFTGRAAVPTLTATIAGARARLLVENGQRPEDGTPRRFCAWFEALAGEGAAPLAGMTFDIGNWHWTGTAPVDAARMLGRHVEYIHCKAVRGSGTRRYPVAPAPEDGRFAEIFRSLPHAVPRGIEFPFDSVDLSGDARRRVAWLAHV, encoded by the coding sequence ATGACAGAAGTCGTAATCGTTGCGAGTGCGTTTGGCGCGGAGGCGGTGAGACGCGACGGACATGAGCGGTGGCTCGACGTTGCAGCCGAGGCGGGCGCATCGGGCTTCGAGGTGCGTCGCGAGTTGTTCCGCGACGACGCACAGGCATCGCTCGCATCGCTCGCGCGGCTGGGCAGCGAGATCGGGGGGCGCGGGCTCTGGTGCGTCTACTCGACGCCGGCTGGGCTTTACGACGAAGTCGGCAACCTCGACGCCGCCGCGCTGGCCGAAGCGCAAGCTGCCGCCGATGCACTGGGGGCACGCTTTCTGAAGATGCAACTCGGTGCGTTCACGGGCAGGGCCGCGGTGCCGACTCTTACGGCCACGATCGCCGGCGCACGGGCTCGGTTGCTCGTCGAGAACGGGCAGCGCCCCGAGGACGGCACGCCGCGCCGGTTTTGCGCCTGGTTCGAGGCGCTCGCCGGCGAAGGCGCGGCACCCCTGGCCGGCATGACTTTCGACATCGGCAACTGGCATTGGACGGGCACGGCGCCGGTCGATGCCGCGCGCATGCTTGGCCGCCATGTCGAGTACATCCATTGCAAGGCGGTGCGTGGCAGCGGCACGCGCCGCTACCCGGTCGCACCGGCACCCGAGGACGGGCGCTTCGCTGAAATTTTCCGATCGTTGCCGCACGCGGTGCCGCGGGGGATCGAATTCCCCTTCGACAGCGTGGATCTTTCCGGTGACGCAAGGCGCCGTGTCGCATGGCTCGCGCACGTCTAG
- a CDS encoding PGDYG domain-containing protein yields the protein MIELKDVDLRQDPAAGRYVKDETVEVEFAARAGELMSLEGPNRYGPGDALVTGTAGARWVVHRDRFDAKYLPASPGLAHGKAGRYRNRPVVVLAKRMDAAFSIARATGGDVLRGDAGDWVMQYAPGDHGVVQAQRFAAVYKQAD from the coding sequence ATGATTGAATTGAAAGACGTCGACCTGCGCCAGGACCCTGCTGCCGGCCGCTATGTAAAAGACGAAACCGTCGAGGTCGAATTCGCGGCGCGAGCCGGCGAATTGATGAGTCTCGAAGGGCCGAATCGATACGGCCCGGGCGACGCCCTCGTCACTGGCACGGCCGGCGCGCGCTGGGTCGTCCATCGCGATCGCTTCGACGCGAAGTATCTGCCTGCCTCGCCCGGGCTTGCTCACGGCAAGGCGGGGCGCTACCGGAACCGGCCCGTCGTCGTCCTGGCCAAGCGAATGGACGCGGCGTTCTCGATCGCCCGCGCAACCGGCGGCGACGTCCTGCGCGGCGACGCCGGCGACTGGGTCATGCAATATGCCCCTGGCGACCACGGTGTCGTGCAGGCACAGCGCTTCGCAGCCGTCTACAAACAAGCGGATTGA
- a CDS encoding LacI family DNA-binding transcriptional regulator, which translates to MSVNPARLPRRATISDVAREAGTGKTSVSRYLNGETNVLSAELRARIEAAIARLDYRPNQMARGLKRGRNRLIGMLVADLTNPYTVEVLRGVEAACHALGLMPLVCNAANELEMERRYVQLMTTYRVEGVIVNAMGVNEETLRPLGASGTPAVLVDRTVAGLEADMVGLDNVAAVELGMHHLIEQGFERIRFVVQPFENVSSRRLRVLAFGNALDAARQAAAMPAWLDGKTFVLDLTDAEAVARTYAEIDADLDAARNGERIAYFAANGLAGLSLALHFHTRYGDDWQRRVALMAIDDPEWAELVGVTTIRQPTYAIGYRAVEFLHERIEGATAPARAAILPGELVVRNSTRRAQ; encoded by the coding sequence ATGAGCGTCAATCCGGCGAGACTCCCTCGCCGCGCGACCATCAGTGATGTGGCGCGCGAAGCAGGAACGGGGAAGACGAGCGTGTCGCGCTATCTGAACGGTGAGACCAATGTGCTCTCCGCCGAGTTGCGGGCGCGCATCGAGGCCGCCATTGCACGCCTGGACTATCGACCGAATCAGATGGCGCGCGGGTTGAAGCGCGGGCGCAATCGCCTCATCGGCATGCTCGTTGCCGATCTCACGAATCCTTATACCGTCGAGGTGCTGCGTGGCGTGGAGGCGGCCTGTCACGCGCTCGGTCTGATGCCTCTCGTGTGCAACGCCGCCAACGAGCTCGAGATGGAGCGTCGCTACGTGCAGTTGATGACGACGTACCGTGTCGAGGGGGTAATCGTCAACGCCATGGGCGTCAACGAGGAAACGCTGCGCCCGCTCGGCGCCAGCGGCACGCCCGCGGTGCTCGTCGACCGCACGGTGGCCGGGCTCGAGGCCGACATGGTGGGGCTCGACAATGTAGCGGCTGTCGAGCTCGGGATGCACCACTTGATCGAGCAGGGTTTCGAGCGCATTCGTTTCGTCGTGCAGCCGTTCGAAAATGTCAGCTCGCGCCGGTTGCGGGTGCTTGCGTTCGGCAATGCGCTCGATGCGGCAAGGCAGGCGGCGGCCATGCCGGCATGGCTCGACGGCAAAACCTTTGTTCTCGATCTGACCGACGCCGAGGCTGTCGCACGCACGTACGCCGAAATCGATGCCGACCTCGACGCGGCCCGCAATGGGGAACGCATCGCTTATTTTGCGGCGAATGGACTCGCGGGCCTATCGCTCGCGCTTCACTTCCATACGCGCTACGGCGACGACTGGCAGCGTCGGGTCGCCCTCATGGCGATCGACGATCCTGAATGGGCCGAGCTCGTCGGCGTGACGACGATCCGGCAGCCTACCTATGCAATCGGCTACCGCGCCGTGGAGTTCCTGCACGAGCGTATCGAAGGCGCGACCGCGCCGGCGCGCGCAGCGATCCTGCCGGGCGAACTCGTTGTGCGAAACTCTACGCGGCGTGCACAATAG
- a CDS encoding glutathione S-transferase translates to MAYELYYWNGLQGRGEFVRLALEEAQAPYVDVARVHADGLGESAMLAIMNSRSEPHLPFAPPFLKDGQLIVPQTANILLYLGQKLALAPDNDLRYVVHGLQLTIADVVTEVHDTHHPIASGLFYEDQKDAAKARASDFLEHRLPTFMRYFERVLAQNPQGDAHLVGNTLTYVDLSAFQLIEGLYYAFPRAMKRFATRYPRLTALREAVAARPNIAAYLASERRLPFNETGIFRHYPELDQST, encoded by the coding sequence ATGGCTTACGAACTCTATTACTGGAACGGCCTGCAGGGCCGCGGCGAATTCGTGCGGCTCGCGCTGGAAGAGGCGCAGGCGCCGTACGTCGACGTGGCGCGCGTTCACGCGGACGGTCTCGGCGAAAGCGCCATGCTCGCGATCATGAACAGCAGGAGCGAGCCGCACCTCCCGTTCGCCCCGCCGTTTCTCAAGGACGGCCAGCTCATCGTGCCGCAAACCGCCAACATTCTGCTGTATCTCGGGCAAAAGCTCGCGCTGGCGCCCGACAATGATCTGCGCTATGTCGTGCACGGGCTGCAATTGACGATCGCCGACGTCGTCACCGAAGTCCACGACACGCATCACCCCATTGCGAGCGGCCTGTTTTACGAAGACCAGAAGGACGCCGCGAAAGCACGCGCGTCCGACTTTCTCGAGCACCGCCTCCCCACGTTCATGCGCTACTTCGAGCGCGTGCTGGCGCAAAACCCGCAAGGCGACGCACACCTCGTCGGCAATACGCTGACCTATGTCGACCTTTCTGCGTTCCAGTTGATCGAAGGCCTCTATTACGCATTTCCGCGTGCGATGAAACGATTCGCCACGCGCTATCCGCGGCTCACCGCGCTGCGCGAAGCCGTCGCGGCCCGACCGAACATCGCGGCGTATCTCGCATCGGAGCGGCGGCTGCCCTTCAACGAGACCGGCATCTTCCGTCACTATCCGGAACTCGACCAGTCCACGTGA
- a CDS encoding Spy/CpxP family protein refolding chaperone, whose amino-acid sequence MKKTLVVLACALAANGVFAQASAPASSAAAVSPAARHEARVEERIAYLHKQLKITPEQETQWKAFADAMREDGDTMGKLYAQRVKGVESESALDNMRSYAELTQAHADGAKKLVAAFEPLYGSFSAQQKQLADTTFRERMGGPRHRIPHSKMPKPAQQP is encoded by the coding sequence ATGAAAAAGACACTCGTCGTCCTTGCCTGCGCACTCGCGGCCAACGGCGTGTTCGCTCAGGCTTCAGCCCCTGCCTCGTCGGCAGCCGCCGTCTCGCCGGCGGCGCGGCACGAGGCGCGCGTGGAGGAGCGGATCGCCTATCTGCACAAGCAACTCAAGATCACGCCCGAACAAGAAACGCAATGGAAGGCGTTTGCCGACGCAATGCGCGAAGACGGCGACACGATGGGCAAACTCTACGCGCAGCGCGTCAAAGGCGTCGAAAGCGAATCGGCGCTCGACAACATGCGCAGCTATGCCGAGCTGACGCAAGCCCATGCGGACGGCGCGAAAAAGCTCGTCGCAGCATTCGAGCCGCTTTACGGGAGCTTCTCCGCGCAGCAAAAGCAACTGGCCGACACGACGTTTCGCGAGCGCATGGGCGGCCCGCGGCATCGCATCCCGCATTCGAAAATGCCGAAGCCGGCCCAGCAGCCGTAA
- a CDS encoding YeiH family protein, with protein sequence MSHSPAVAAHAPSPAALSRGRLNGILFVALFAAAVTRIASVPAIAGLGVSPLIVGIVGGALYGNTLRAGMPAPWSAGINFSARQLLRLAVAFFGLRVSLQEIAQVGPAGLAVSVLVVVTTLAVGMWVGTKIFKLDRDTAMLTAAGSAICGAAAVLAFESTLRSKPEKSAVAVGSVVLFGTLSMFLYPFAYHAGWLRLDTLGVGLFFGGTIHEVAQVVGAASNVGAEATHVATIVKMTRVMLLVPVLLVVGAWLARSAAPTGASGHAPRKLAVPWFALGFLGCVLVNSLHVLPTEATTTINALDTFVLTMAMTALGIETHISQVRKAGPRALATGLVLYVWLSIGGLAITWGVERLFG encoded by the coding sequence ATGTCGCACTCTCCCGCTGTCGCTGCTCATGCGCCGTCGCCGGCCGCGCTCTCGCGTGGCCGGTTGAACGGGATCCTCTTCGTTGCACTGTTCGCCGCAGCCGTTACCCGCATCGCCTCGGTGCCGGCCATCGCGGGTCTCGGCGTGAGCCCGCTCATCGTCGGCATCGTGGGCGGCGCACTTTATGGCAATACGCTGCGCGCGGGCATGCCGGCGCCATGGAGTGCCGGCATCAACTTCTCGGCACGGCAGCTTCTGCGGCTCGCGGTCGCGTTTTTCGGTCTGCGCGTCAGCTTGCAGGAAATCGCCCAGGTCGGGCCGGCGGGGCTTGCCGTCTCGGTCCTCGTCGTCGTGACGACGCTTGCGGTCGGAATGTGGGTGGGCACGAAGATATTCAAGCTCGATCGCGACACCGCGATGCTCACGGCGGCTGGAAGCGCGATCTGCGGCGCGGCAGCCGTTCTCGCGTTCGAGTCGACGTTGCGCTCGAAGCCCGAAAAAAGCGCCGTCGCGGTCGGCAGCGTCGTGCTCTTCGGCACGCTTTCGATGTTTCTCTATCCGTTCGCCTATCACGCCGGCTGGCTGCGGCTCGACACGCTCGGCGTCGGTCTCTTTTTCGGCGGCACCATCCACGAGGTGGCCCAGGTGGTCGGCGCGGCCAGCAACGTCGGCGCCGAGGCCACGCACGTCGCCACGATCGTCAAAATGACGCGCGTCATGCTGCTCGTCCCCGTATTACTCGTCGTGGGTGCATGGCTCGCCCGCAGCGCGGCGCCCACCGGAGCGAGCGGACATGCACCGCGCAAGCTCGCCGTACCGTGGTTCGCGCTCGGTTTTCTCGGCTGCGTGCTCGTCAACTCCCTGCATGTACTGCCCACCGAAGCAACCACGACGATCAACGCGCTCGACACGTTCGTGCTGACGATGGCGATGACAGCGCTCGGCATCGAAACGCACATCTCGCAGGTGCGCAAGGCAGGACCGCGCGCGCTCGCCACGGGCCTCGTGCTCTACGTCTGGCTGAGCATCGGCGGGCTCGCGATCACATGGGGCGTCGAACGCCTTTTCGGCTGA
- a CDS encoding 2-hydroxyacid dehydrogenase: MKHRIVVYKTLPSDVLAGLAEHAELDVLEPAAFDSRDAFCAALGRALAHADGAIGASVTITPAMLDGAPRLKVLSTISVGIDHFDVRDLTWRGVVLAHTPDVLTESTADTVFALVLATARRIVELAEWVRAGQWRGSVGAPQYGVEVQGKTIGIVGLGRIGAAVARRAALGFNMRVLYANRRPNEAAEQAYGARRVELDDLLAKADFVCLQTPLTPETRHLIGCDQLRKMKRGAILINASRGAVVDEAALVAALEEGTIAGAGLDVFEHEPVSPDSPLLRMRNVVALPHIGSATHETRHAMARCAADNLLDALAGRLVRNVANPEVLARQGA; encoded by the coding sequence ATGAAGCACCGAATCGTCGTCTACAAGACCTTGCCTTCCGACGTGCTTGCGGGACTTGCCGAGCATGCCGAACTGGACGTGCTGGAGCCCGCCGCGTTCGATTCGCGCGATGCGTTTTGTGCCGCGCTCGGTCGTGCGCTCGCGCACGCGGACGGTGCGATCGGCGCGAGCGTGACGATTACGCCGGCGATGCTCGACGGCGCGCCGAGGCTGAAGGTGCTGTCGACGATTTCAGTCGGCATCGACCACTTCGACGTGCGAGACCTGACATGGCGCGGCGTCGTGCTTGCGCATACGCCGGACGTGCTGACCGAATCGACGGCCGATACCGTTTTCGCCCTCGTGCTCGCAACGGCAAGACGTATTGTCGAGCTTGCCGAGTGGGTGAGGGCGGGGCAATGGCGCGGCAGCGTCGGCGCGCCGCAGTACGGCGTCGAAGTGCAGGGCAAGACGATCGGCATCGTGGGACTCGGGCGCATCGGCGCGGCCGTGGCGCGCCGGGCCGCGCTCGGTTTCAACATGCGCGTGCTCTATGCGAACCGGCGGCCCAACGAGGCGGCCGAGCAGGCCTATGGCGCCCGCCGGGTCGAACTCGACGATCTGCTCGCGAAGGCCGATTTCGTCTGCCTGCAAACGCCGCTGACGCCCGAGACGCGGCATTTGATCGGCTGCGACCAACTGCGCAAGATGAAGCGTGGCGCGATCCTCATCAATGCGTCGCGTGGCGCCGTCGTGGATGAAGCGGCGCTCGTCGCGGCGCTCGAGGAGGGCACGATAGCGGGCGCCGGTCTCGACGTTTTCGAGCACGAGCCGGTGAGCCCAGACTCGCCCCTGCTTCGTATGCGAAACGTCGTCGCGTTGCCGCACATCGGCTCCGCGACGCACGAGACGCGCCATGCGATGGCGCGATGCGCGGCCGACAACCTGCTCGATGCGCTGGCGGGGCGCCTCGTGCGCAATGTCGCCAACCCCGAAGTGCTTGCGCGGCAAGGCGCGTGA